In Macadamia integrifolia cultivar HAES 741 chromosome 1, SCU_Mint_v3, whole genome shotgun sequence, a single window of DNA contains:
- the LOC122072579 gene encoding uncharacterized protein LOC122072579: MDILIVLLVGLLSSLGAAAITVPPPLALPGCQEKCGNVTIPYPFGIEEGCFMADKYSSYGIRCEAINGSSIRPYMGNETDLEVLDISLDLPEVCLSSYYAFQCFNSSGPRAPRQNYWMTMGGTPFTFSATRNKFIAIGCDTMANIYDLVDNNFTLGCTSLCNDLRSVRNGSCSGIGCCQTSIPFKLKRFYINVLSLYNHTRIWKSNPCGYAFLADQEWFTFKTSDLFVDNLDNLTIPVVMDWAIGNQTCEEAVRDTQSYACGPNSYCSNFTNGPGYQCFCKSGFEGNAYHPQGCKDIDECEKGYNNSCSPIAICTNTYGSYNCSCPQGYYGNGWLTGTRCTHDANSPPLIGIILGVGLSTIFLLACIYFSYWTIKRRRLIKLRENFFQQNGGFLLQQQIALHKGVEETAKIFTIEELKKATNNFHESRILGKGGQGIVFKGILSGGKVVAVKKSKKIDKGQITEFINEVNILSQIKHRNVVKLWGCCLETEVPLLVYELISNGTLYQHIHNMNPALSISWEIRIRIAAETAGALAYLHSAHSVPILHRDVKSANILLDDNRRAKVSDFGASRFVPLDQTQMSTLIQGTMGYLDPECFHNGHLTDKSDVYSFGVVLAELLTGKKPLPPEGFGEQKSLAIHFVSSMEDDKLLHILDVRVVNERNREQIFSVAELARKCLNVKGEDRPAMKEVAAELESFRIFYGHTGSQHEYEETENFEDEPLISSRWTALQSFLASIEGNISQCSCGKVETSVSVDFWPSSNYNELLLDGQGNINWLTLEVSHLSKPIYMGLSEVPCRGLRDLRDMGLIKPIPGPRNVYTPSHLLYVDDLLIFMGVDLRGIQSIKNFLDLYQALSGQLINLEKRKIFLNAILADRKHGIKEILKFSSCDFPTRYLGVDIFKGHIKKERILPLVDKFKARLAGWKGRLLSLVGRVELVKIVISNLPLHKFSIYLWPGSSIAQMERWIRNFIWSGDANTPKSITVKWDNVCKPKNEGGLRICRLRDVNMALIAKLCYLKRVWDFVCDAEQWIVGDGSTIKFWYDRWVGIAPLVDEILPPNQTVCSPLTHVSDFIHDGNWNLTLLNSMLFQNSSNCITRIPIATVNSVANLLLSKKINATTSLPRAWHIQELFWKAPSNGFLKLNINGCSLENPGRSGSGGIMRDRNGSNMPTKDIRGKKEPVKISEAAMGILIVLLVSLLSSTGASAITVPPPLALPGCQEKCGNVTIPYPFGIGEGCFMAANYSSFRITCEAINGRSIRPYMANEAELEILDISLDLPEVSISSYYAFQCFNSTGPRAPRQNYLMTMGGTPFTFSATRNKFIAIGCDTLANILDPVDNNFTLGCTSLCNDLRSVRNGSCSGIGCCQTSIPFKLKRFYIYIASIYNHTRIWKSNPCGYAFLADQDWFTFKYSDLLVDNLDNLTIPVVMDWAIGNETCEEAVRDTESFACGPNSYCSNFTNGPGYQCFCKSGFEGNPYHPQGCQDIDECVKGYNNSCSSIAICTNTYGSYNCSCPQGYYGNGWLTGTRCTHEVNSPPLIGIILGVGLSTIFLLACIYFSYWTIKRRRLTKLRENFFQQNGGFLLQQQIALHKGVEETAKIFTIEELKKATNNFHESRILGKGGQGIVFKGILSGGKVVAVKKSKKIDKGQITEFINEVNILSQIKHRNVVKLWGCCLETEVPLLVYELIPNGTLYQHIHSLNHTLSMSWEIRLRIASETAGALAYLHSAHSVPILHRDVKSANILLDDNCSAKVSDFGASRFVPLDQTQMSTLIQGTMGYLDPECFHNGHLTDKSDVYSFGVVLAELLTGKKPLPPEGFGEHRSLAIHLVSSIEENKLLHILDVRMVDDRNKEQFLSVAELARKCLNVKGEDRPTMKEVATELESLIIFYGHTGSQNEYQETEHFEDEPLISSRITATVQESLGDSSTINASCQGRLGDSAMLSLQNGR, translated from the exons ATGGATATTCTGATTGTGCTTCTTGTTGGTCTTCTATCATCATTAGGTGCAGCTGCCATTACAGTTCCACCACCTCTAGCCTTGCCGGGCTGCCAAGAGAAATGTGGAAATGTAACCATACCCTACCCATTTGGCATTGAAGAGGGATGCTTCATGGCTGATAAGTATAGTTCTTATGGTATAAGATGCGAGGCCATTAACGGCAGCAGCATCAGACCTTACATGGGAAATGAGACAGACCTCGAGGTCCTTGACATATCACTGGATCTGCCAGAGGTATGCCTCAGTAGTTATTATGCTTTTCAGTGTTTCAATTCCTCTGGACCACGAGCTCCTCGGCAAAACTACTGGATGACCATGGGAGGAACACCCTTCACCTTCTCGGCGACCCGAAACAAGTTTATAGCCATCGGATGCGACACAATGGCAAACATATATGACCTTGTGGATAATAACTTCACCCTTGGGTGCACCTCGTTGTGCAATGACTTGAGGAGTGTGAGGAATGGGTCTTGCTCTGGAATTGGCTGTTGCCAGACTTCAATCCCTTTCAAACTCAAACGTTTCTACATAAatgttttgagtttatataaCCACACAAGGATCTGGAAGTCTAATCCTTGCGGCTATGCTTTCTTGGCTGATCAAGAGTGGTTCACCTTCAAAACTTCAGATCTCTTTGTTGATAACTTAGACAATTTGACTATTCCGGTGGTTATGGATTGGGCGATTGGGAATCAAACATGCGAAGAAGCAGTTCGAGATACACAGTCATATGCTTGTGGTCCAAATAGCTATTGCTCAAATTTTACAAATGGCCCTGGCTATCAATGTTTCTGCAAAAGTGGTTTTGAAGGAAACGCATATCATCCTCAAGGATGCAAAG ACATTGATGAATGTGAGAAGGGATACAATAATTCTTGCTCCCCGATTGCTATTTGCACTAACACGTATGGGAGTTACAACTGTTCTTGTCCACAAGGCTACTATGGCAATGGTTGGTTAACGGGGACCCGTTGTACCCATGATGCAAATTCTCCTCCATTGATAGGCATTATTTTag gTGTTGGTCTAAGTACTATATTTCTACTAGCCTgcatttatttttcatattggaCAATCAAGAGAAGAAGACTCATCAAACTCAGAGAAAATTTTTTCCAACAAAATGGGGGTTTTCTATTACAGCAACAAATAGCTTTGCATAAAGGTGTTGAAGAAACTGCCAAGATTTTCACCATAGAAGAGCTAAAGAAGGCAACCAATAACTTCCATGAAAGTCGAATACTTGGCAAAGGGGGGCAAGGTATAGTTTTCAAAGGAATATTATCTGGTGGAAAAGTTGTGGCAGtcaagaaatccaaaaaaatagataaagggCAGATTACAGAGTTCATAAATGAGGTTAATATCCTTTCTCAAATCAAACATAGAAATGTGGTAAAGCTCTGGGGATGTTGTTTAGAGACTGAGGTTCCATTGTTAGTTTATGAGTTAATCTCTAATGGAACCCTCTATCAACATATCCATAACATGAATCCTGCACTTTCTATTTCTTGGGAAATCCGTATAAGAATTGCTGCTGAAACAGCTGGAGCACTAGCATATTTGCACTCTGCTCATTCAGTACCCATCCTTCATAGAGATGTCAAGTCTGCCAATATATTATTAGATGATAATCGCAGGGCAAAAGTATCAGATTTTGGGGCTTCAAGATTTGTTCCTTTGGATCAAACTCAAATGTCAACCCTAATTCAAGGGACCATGGGGTACTTAGACCCAGAATGCTTTCATAATGGCCATTTGACTGATAAAAGTGATGTTTATAGCTTTGGTGTTGTTCTTGCTGAGCTCTTGACTGGGAAAAAGCCACTTCCACCTGAAGGATTTGGGGAACAAAAAAGTCTGGCAATACATTTTGTTTCTTCAATGGAAGATGATAAACTTCTTCATATTCTTGATGTTCGAGTGGTaaatgagagaaatagagagcAGATTTTTTCAGTTGCTGAGCTTGCAAGAAAATGCTTAAATGTTAAAGGGGAAGATAGGCCAGCAATGAAAGAAGTTGCAGCAGAGCTTGAATCTTTCAGAATATTCTATGGACACACAGGATCACAACATGAATATGAGGAAACCGAAAACTTCGAGGATGAACCATTAATAAGTTCAAGA TGGACTGCTCTTCAGTCCTTTCTTGCTTCAATTGAAGGGAATATTTCCCAGTGTTCCTGTGGTAAAGTTGAAACTTCAGTTTCCGTTGATTTTTGGCCTTCATCGAACTACAATGAACTATTACTGGATGGTCAAG GAAATATCAATTGGCTTACATTGGAGGTTTCACATCTATCCAAGCCAATCTATATGGGGCTTAGTGAAGTGCCCTGTCGTGGTCTTAGAGATCTCAGAGACATGGGGCTTATAAAGCCTATCCCAGGTCCCAGGAATGTCTATACCccatctcatcttctttatGTTGACGATCTGTTGATATTTATGGGTGTAGATTTGAGAGGAATCCAATCTATTAAAAATTTCCTTGATTTGTATCAAGCTTTATCAGGGCAGCTCATTAacttggaaaaaagaaaaatcttcctTAATGCCATTTTAGCTGACCGCAAGCACGGgatcaaagaaattctaaaattttcaaGCTGTGACTTCCCTACGCGGTACTTGGGTGTTGATATCTTTAAAGGCCACATCAAGAAGGAGAGGATCCTCCCTTTGGTTGACAAGTTCAAAGCCAGGCTCGCTGGGTGGAAAGGCAGACTTCTCTCTTTGGTTGGAAGAGTAGAACTAGTAAAGATTGTTATAAGCAACCTCCCTTTGCATAAGTTCTCAATCTATCTTTGGCCTGGCTCCTCTATTGCCCAGATGGAGCGCTGGATCAGAAATTTTATATGGAGTGGGGATGCAAATACTCCTAAGTCGATTACAGTTAAGTGGGACAATGTTTGTAAACCAAAAAATGAAGGGGGTCTGCGCATTTGTCGTCTGCGAGATGTCAACATGGCTCTAATTGCGAAGCTCTGCTA TCTTAaaagggtttgggattttgtttGCGATGCTGAGCAGTGGATTGTTGGGGATGGGTCCACAATCAAGTTCTGGTATGATCGCTGGGTTGGAATAGCTCCCCTAGTTGATGAGATTCTCCCTCCGAATCAAACAGTCtgcagccctttgactcatgttTCTGATTTCATTCATGATGGGAATTGGAATTTGACCCTGCTTAATTCTATGCTTTTCCAAAACTCTAGCAATTGCATTACAAGGATCCCTATTGCAACT GTTAACTCGGTTGCTAACCTCCTTTTGTCCAAAAAGATCAATGCCACAACCTCTCTGCCTCGAGCTTGGCATATCCAGGAATTATTCTGGAAAGCCCCATCAAATGGTTTCTTAAAACTCAACATCAATGGTTGTTCTCTTGAAAACCCAGGCCGATCAGGATCTGGTGGTATAATGAGGGACAGGAACGGATCAAATATG CCCACCAAAGACATTCGAGGGAAGAAAGAACCAGTAAAGATAAGCGAAGCAGCCATGGGTATTCTGATTGTGCTTCTTGTTAGTCTTCTATCATCAACAGGTGCATCTGCCATTACAGTTCCACCTCCTCTAGCCTTGCCGGGCTGCCAGGAGAAATGTGGAAATGTAACCATACCCTACCCATTTGGCATTGGAGAAGGATGCTTCATGGCTGCTAACTATAGTTCTTTTCGTATAACGTGCGAGGCCATTAATGGCAGGAGCATCAGACCTTACATGGCTAATGAGGCAGAACTTGAGATCCTTGACATATCACTGGATCTGCCAGAGGTAAGCATTAGTAGTTATTATGCCTTTCAGTGTTTCAATTCCACTGGACCACGAGCACCTAGGCAAAACTACTTGATGACCATGGGAGGAACACCCTTCACCTTCTCGGCAACCCGAAACAAGTTTATAGCTATCGGATGTGACACACTGGCAAACATATTGGACCCTGTGGATAATAACTTCACTCTTGGGTGCACCTCATTGTGCAATGACTTGAGAAGTGTGAGGAATGGGTCTTGCTCTGGAATTGGTTGTTGCCAGACTTCAATCCCTTTCAAACTCAAAcgtttctatatatatattgcgAGTATATATAACCACACAAGGATCTGGAAGTCTAATCCTTGCGGCTATGCTTTCTTGGCTGATCAAGACTGGTTCACCTTCAAATATTCAGATCTTTTGGTTGATAACTTAGACAATTTGACTATTCCAGTGGTGATGGATTGGGCGATTGGGAATGAAACTTGCGAAGAAGCAGTTCGAGATACAGAGTCATTTGCTTGTGGTCCAAATAGCTATTGCTCAAATTTTACAAACGGCCCTGGCTATCAATGTTTCTGCAAAAGTGGTTTTGAAGGAAACCCATATCATCCTCAAGGATGCCAAG ACATTGATGAATGTGTGAAGGGATACAATAATTCTTGCTCCTCGATTGCTATTTGCACTAACACGTATGGGAGTTACAACTGTTCTTGTCCACAAGGCTACTATGGCAATGGTTGGTTAACTGGGACCCGTTGTACCCATGAAGTGAATTCTCCTCCATTGATAGGCATTATTTTAG gTGTTGGTCTAAGTACTATATTTCTACTAGCCTgcatttatttttcatattggaCAATCAAGAGAAGAAGACTCACCAAACTCAGAGAAAATTTTTTCCAACAAAATGGGGGTTTTCTATTACAGCAACAAATAGCTTTGCATAAAGGTGTTGAAGAAACTGCCAAGATTTTCACCATAGAAGAGCTAAAGAAGGCAACCAATAACTTTCATGAAAGTCGAATACTTGGCAAAGGGGGGCAAGGTATAGTTTTCAAAGGAATATTATCTGGTGGAAAAGTTGTGGCAGtcaagaaatccaaaaaaatagataaagggCAGATTACAGAGTTCATAAATGAGGTCAATATCCTTTCTCAAATCAAACATAGAAATGTGGTAAAGCTCTGGGGATGTTGTTTAGAGACTGAGGTTCCATTGTTAGTTTATGAGTTAATCCCCAATGGAACCCTCTATCAACATATCCATAGCTTGAATCATACACTTTCTATGTCTTGGGAAATCCGTTTAAGAATTGCTTCTGAAACAGCTGGAGCACTAGCATATTTGCACTCTGCTCATTCAGTACCCATCCTTCATAGAGATGTCAAGTCTGCCAATATATTACTAGATGATAATTGCAGTGCAAAAGTATCAGATTTTGGGGCTTCAAGATTTGTTCCTTTGGATCAAACTCAAATGTCAACCCTAATTCAAGGGACCATGGGGTACTTAGACCCAGAGTGCTTTCATAATGGCCATTTGACAGACAAAAGTGATGTTTATAGCTTTGGTGTTGTTCTTGCTGAGCTCTTGACTGGGAAAAAGCCACTTCCACCTGAAGGATTTGGGGAACATAGAAGTCTAGCTATACATCTTGTTTCTTCAATAGAAGAGAATAAACTTCTTCATATTCTTGATGTTCGAATGGTAGATGACAGAAACAAAGAGCAGTTTTTGTCAGTTGCTGAGCTTGCAAGAAAATGCTTAAATGTTAAAGGGGAAGACAGGCCAACAATGAAAGAAGTTGCAACAGAGCTTGAATCTTTGATAATATTCTATGGACACACTGGGTCACAAAATGAATATCAGGAAACCGAGCACTTCGAGGATGAACCATTAATAAGTTCGAGAATCACTGCAACTGTTCAAGAGAGTCTGGGAGATAGTTCCACTATCAATGCAAGTTGTCAGGGAAGACTGGGGGATAGTGCCATGCTATCATTACAGAACGGTCGTTGA